AGACCGCTCTCGGCAGACCGATTCGACACGGATCCCGGGGAACTCGGTTACGTCATTCCGACCGCCGGCGACTCGACGTTTCGAGCCGAGATCGGCGACCATCACGGCCGAAGCGCCGACGAGACGCTCTTTACGTGTGGAACACAGGAAGCGAACTTCCTCGCGTTGCTCGCGCTCGCCGACACTCACGTCGTCGTCGTCACGCCGACATATGGTTCGTTCACCGGCCTCGCGGAGTCGCTTTGCGACGTCACGCGAGTTCCGCTCGAAGAGCCCGACTGGAAACTTGATCCGGACGCGGTCGCGTCGGCACTGCGGCCGGACACCGATCTCGTCGTCGTGGTCAATCCCAACAACCCGACGGGTCGGTACCACGGCGAGGAGACGATGCGCGCGGTGTACGAGCGCTGTGCCGACAACGGGACGTATCTGCTCTGCGATGAGGTGTATCGACTACTCTCGCCCGACCCGATCGCACCGGTTTCGAGCTTCGGGCGGTACGGGATCTCGACTGGCGGCGTCTCGAAATCGTTCGGCCTCGCGGG
The DNA window shown above is from Natronomonas salsuginis and carries:
- a CDS encoding pyridoxal phosphate-dependent aminotransferase produces the protein MQIEPFRLERWLAEVEVDADVMLAESGVRPLSADRFDTDPGELGYVIPTAGDSTFRAEIGDHHGRSADETLFTCGTQEANFLALLALADTHVVVVTPTYGSFTGLAESLCDVTRVPLEEPDWKLDPDAVASALRPDTDLVVVVNPNNPTGRYHGEETMRAVYERCADNGTYLLCDEVYRLLSPDPIAPVSSFGRYGISTGGVSKSFGLAGLRFGWLCASRGVLAAAENWKDYTTIAPPKFGQHVAEQAFDRRAELLAENREHVADNRAAVEASLDAHGLAWSAPDCGVNALVEVPPGFAGGYSFCRSLVTEESVVLAPGEAFDRPEWFRIGFGLHREELEEGLSRIEAFLARHS